Proteins from a single region of Chanodichthys erythropterus isolate Z2021 chromosome 13, ASM2448905v1, whole genome shotgun sequence:
- the pho gene encoding phoenix isoform X3 — protein sequence MLVPNYCKGNLNKYLPQSILERRIQDSLSKNNKEKLLNVNGKGKKRKTKSTMKNQTSVSVKKQSKKKCKVPKSKAVARTLSESSCMSLCEEQGKPHETHEVLASCSDAEHSDSSSCGQPLNKQIIQCAENSHGNNLVIEETQTHSVEAVSQMENEDDMRSRTENYLPNKGNFVPPQGGDISIQNEIQQTDSDIGSMDLFSPSNSQEHKNNQIHKTKSITANIEESDQDSDVTQIESEGQSESIFAPETPRWCDGEHQAQEDDESDITQIETEGEYVSVFGPRTPTKQFTIQDVNTTKLSESQKTGQSSVVLHTELFLRKEDKTRHKKKKTKSSSHTDTEVTGIEETVNVQPSSKHLPLADETLREVYSSSSEHVIVGKQRRMVEMETDTQDSPLFKIGGMSFLKRKRKGKKKMGAALLIECDTNVDASQKVSSELQVDVAEPKTTCRENRELFDVENRVTNKEQTAASVLQSEETSELLEEIILSTFADSSVIKKAKKKKMKMYKLKEHEDAEPSVENQSVEAVQFNEPQTNELTLIRKKKRRKDKERTKTAYVEENNATDIPSNGTLDSDRPTELRVNEGDLSIEAPEAGQPKHLQTSEEIAGSPNKIRLKSVKKKKKKREETEFRYESVDLNVSSMSQFDVDELQYDQVIEETQSNDSAAEHLEDNTASILKVARRKKKSQNVSSPSQSDDIIGPEKQVSCMHSENMAEPNNLGSDDMVIKKDKQKKAKKQKLKEGKTIEIASDIKDIVQIQYSESQATDLLSRRTKKKRANKDRERTVSSSYEHLEHMDDRPPEIRGINAIQSTETDQIEHLQSLEGITRYKSPSVTILSSGKKKKDQSEERQYESVDLILDVSSVSQFDVTAQKMIKRRQSDAAENLEGNAAHILNVAKRKKKSQNASAKLENAVSDSQSGNTADLVEKTNSSGLSDNPLSTKYKRNKKKKHKLKEQEDTERNAVTHSVDNVHSVETDQFNESQTTELTLKRTKKKRKDKERKKTTYIEENGITNSLSIETFEAIETDHLEHLQTSEQTEQCPSPNVTRLKSVKKKNKNGSEECQYESVDFAFDASLVSQFDNVTHRSNTQHTVEGSPNDEHLESNTEAKLNDTKHKKKRKRSSFSINYNSDFNSSAAQMQETVTPEKKRKKKRF from the coding sequence ATGTTGGTTCCAAATTACTGTAAAGGAAACTTAAATAAATATCTTCCACAATCCATCTTGGAGAGGAGGATTCAGGATTCACtgtcaaaaaacaacaaagagaAGTTACTGAATGTCAATGGAAAagggaagaaaagaaaaactaaatctACCATGAAAAACCAGACGAGTGTTTCTgttaaaaaacaatcaaaaaagAAATGCAAAGTTCCCAAAAGCAAAGCTGTAGCCAGGACGTTATCAGAATCTTCCTGCATGTCTCTCTGTGAGGAGCAGGGAAAACCACATGAGACACATGAGGTTTTAGCTTCATGTTCAGATGCTGAACACTCAGATTCTTCCAGTTGTGGACAACCACTTAATAAGCAGATCATCCAGTGTGCTGAGAACTCGCATGGAAATAATTTAGTAATTGAAGAGacacagacacactctgtcGAGGCAGTCAGTCAAATGGAGAATGAGGATGACATGAGGTCAAGAACTGAAAACTACCTGCCCAACAAAGGCAATTTCGTTCCACCCCAAGGGGGAGACATTTCtatacaaaatgaaattcaaCAGACTGACAGTGACATTGGCTCAATGGATTTATTCAGTCCATCGAACAGTCAGGAGCATAAGAACAATCAAATTCATAAAACCAAATCTATTACAGCGAACATAGAGGAGAGCGATCAAGACAGTGATGTAACTCAAATAGAGAGTGAGGGACAGTCTGAGTCTATATTTGCACCAGAAACACCCAGATGGTGTGATGGTGAACATCAAGCACAGGAGGATGATGAAAGTGACATAACTCAAATAGAGACGGAAGGAGAATATGTGTCTGTGTTTGGACCAAGAACACCAACCAAGCAGTTTACAATTCAAGATGTCAACACTACCAAACTCTCTGAATCCCAAAAGACAGGTCAGAGTTCTGTTGTCCTACATACTGAACTGTTCCTAAGAAAAGAGGATAAAACAAggcataaaaagaaaaaaacaaagtcaAGCTCTCATACGGATACTGAAGTTACAGGAATAGAGGAGACTGTGAATGTGCAACCATCATCTAAACATTTACCACTAGCTGACGAAACATTAAGAGAAGTTTACTCAAGTTCCTCTGAGCATGTTATTGTGGGTAAACAAAGAAGGATGGTGGAAATGGAAACAGATACTCAAGATAGTCCTTTGTTTAAAATTGGTGGAATGAGCTTTCTTAAACGAAAAAGAAAGGGTAAGAagaaaatgggtgctgctcttTTGATAGAATGTGATACAAATGTAGATGCAAGTCAGAAAGTGAGCTCTGAACTTCAAGTTGATGTTGCTGAACCTAAAACAACATGCAGAGAAAACAGGGAATTATTTGATGTGGAGAATAGAGTAACAAACAAAGAGCAAACAGCAGCATCAGTTTTACAATCAGAAGAGACGTCTGAGCTCTTGGAGGAAATTATTTTATCTACGTTTGCAGATAGCAGTGTTATCAAAAAGGCTAAGAAGAAAAAgatgaaaatgtacaaattaaAAGAGCATGAGGATGCAGAGCCTAGTGTAGAAAATCAGTCGGTTGAGGCAGTCCAGTTCAATGAGCCACAAACTAATGAGCTGACACTCATaaggaaaaaaaagaggagaaaagacaaagagagaACAAAGACTGCATATGTAGAGGAGAATAATGCTACAGACATCCCATCAAACGGAACCTTGGACTCTGATAGACCAACAGAGTTGAGAGTAAATGAAGGTGATCTATCCATTGAAGCTCCTGAGGCTGGTCAACCTAAGCATTTGCAGACTTCAGAGGAAATTGCAGGCTCACCTaataaaattagattaaaatcagtgaagaaaaagaagaaaaaaagagaggagACTGAGTTTCGGTATGAATCTGTTGATCTGAATGTGAGTTCTATGTCTCAGTTTGATGTGGATGAACTACAATATGATCAGGTCATTGAAGAAACACAGAGCAATGACAGTGCAGCTGAACATTTGGAAGATAATACAGCAAGTATTTTAAAGGTTGCCAGGCGCaaaaagaaaagtcagaatGTAAGTTCTCCATCTCAAAGTGATGACATTATTGGACCAGAAAAACAAGTGTCATGCATGCATTCAGAGAACATGGCAGAACCAAATAATTTGGGTTCAGATGACATGGTTATTAAAAAGGACAAACAGAAAAAGGCAAAAAAGCAGAAACTAAAAGAGGGAAAGACAATAGAGATTGCTTCAGATATTAAGGACATTGTGCAGATTCAATACAGTGAGTCACAAGCTACTGATTTGCTATCcagaagaacaaaaaagaagagAGCAAACAAGGACAGAGAAAGAACGGTTAGCTCATCATATGAACACTTGGAGCACATGGATGATAGACCTCCAGAAATTAGAGGAATTAATGCGATTCAGTCCACTGAGACAGATCAGATTGaacatttacagtcattagagggaattacaagatataaatcACCCAGTGTAACTATACTAAGCTCAGGGAAGAAAAAGAAGGATCAGAGTGAGGAACGTCAATATGAATCTGTTGATTTGATTCTGGATGTAAGTTCTGTCTCTCAGTTTGATGTCACTGCACAAAAGATGATTAAAAGAAGGCAGAGCGATGCAGCTGAAAATTTGGAAGGTAATGCAGCACATATATTAAATGTTGCCAAACGCaaaaagaaaagtcagaatGCAAGTgcaaaactggaaaatgctgtaTCAGACTCACAGTCAGGAAACACTGCAGACCTTGTGGAAAAAACTAATTCATCTGGCCTTTCAGATAACCCGTTGTCCACTAAGTATAAACGGAACAAGaagaaaaagcacaaattaaaagAGCAGGAGGATACAGAGCGTAATGCAGTTACTCATAGTGTGGACAATGTTCATTCGGTTGAGACGGATCAGTTCAATGAGTCACAAACTACTGAGCTGACActtaaaagaacaaaaaagaagagaaaagacaaagagaGGAAAAAGACAACATACATAGAGGAGAATGGTATTACAAATAGCCTGTCAATTGAAACTTTTGAAGCCATTGAGACCGATCACCTTGAGCATTTACAGACATCAGAGCAAACTGAACAATGTCCCTCACCTAATGTAACTAGATTAAAATCtgtgaagaagaaaaataagaaTGGCAGTGAAGAGTGTCAGTATGAATCTGTTGATTTTGCTTTTGATGCGAGTTTGGTGTCTCAGTTTGATAATGTAACTCATAGATCAAATACTCAACATACTGTTGAAGGAAGTCCAAATGATGAACATTTGGAAAGTAATACAGAAGCTAAATTAAATGACACTAAACACAAAAAGAAACGGAAACGGTCAAGTTTTTCTATTaattacaattctgactttaactctTCTGCTGCACAAATGCAAGAAACTGTAACACCtgagaagaagaggaagaaaaaaagattCTGA
- the pho gene encoding phoenix isoform X2, whose product MILMVIARESPGVSQRMKTMNMRREEKNSEIGGFLKCMKKFEEGYVKTERAISPYMLESELSDNSEGDDHNSDHEVTKVDKMLVPNYCKGNLNKYLPQSILERRIQDSLSKNNKEKLLNVNGKGKKRKTKSTMKNQTSVSVKKQSKKKCKVPKSKAVARTLSESSCMSLCEEQGKPHETHEVLASCSDAEHSDSSSCGQPLNKQIIQCAENSHGNNLVIEETQTHSVEAVSQMENEDDMRSRTENYLPNKGNFVPPQGGDISIQNEIQQTDSDIGSMDLFSPSNSQEHKNNQIHKTKSITANIEESDQDSDVTQIESEGQSESIFAPETPRWCDGEHQAQEDDESDITQIETEGEYVSVFGPRTPTKQFTIQDVNTTKLSESQKTGQSSVVLHTELFLRKEDKTRHKKKKTKSSSHTDTEVTGIEETVNVQPSSKHLPLADETLREVYSSSSEHVIVGKQRRMVEMETDTQDSPLFKIGGMSFLKRKRKGKKKMGAALLIECDTNVDASQKVSSELQVDVAEPKTTCRENRELFDVENRVTNKEQTAASVLQSEETSELLEEIILSTFADSSVIKKAKKKKMKMYKLKEHEDAEPSVENQSVEAVQFNEPQTNELTLIRKKKRRKDKERTKTAYVEENNATDIPSNGTLDSDRPTELRVNEGDLSIEAPEAGQPKHLQTSEEIAGSPNKIRLKSVKKKKKKREETEFRYESVDLNVSSMSQFDVDELQYDQVIEETQSNDSAAEHLEDNTASILKVARRKKKSQNVSSPSQSDDIIGPEKQVSCMHSENMAEPNNLGSDDMVIKKDKQKKAKKQKLKEGKTIEIASDIKDIVQIQYSESQATDLLSRRTKKKRANKDRERTVSSSYEHLEHMDDRPPEIRGINAIQSTETDQIEHLQSLEGITRYKSPSVTILSSGKKKKDQSEERQYESVDLILDVSSVSQFDVTAQKMIKRRQSDAAENLEGNAAHILNVAKRKKKSQNASAKLENAVSDSQSGNTADLVEKTNSSGLSDNPLSTKYKRNKKKKHKLKEQEDTERNAVTHSVDNVHSVETDQFNESQTTELTLKRTKKKRKDKERKKTTYIEENGITNSLSIETFEAIETDHLEHLQTSEQTEQCPSPNVTRLKSVKKKNKNGSEECQYESVDFAFDASLVSQFDNVTHRSNTQHTVEGSPNDEHLESNTEAKLNDTKHKKKRKRSSFSINYNSDFNSSAAQMQETVTPEKKRKKKRF is encoded by the coding sequence GATAAAATGTTGGTTCCAAATTACTGTAAAGGAAACTTAAATAAATATCTTCCACAATCCATCTTGGAGAGGAGGATTCAGGATTCACtgtcaaaaaacaacaaagagaAGTTACTGAATGTCAATGGAAAagggaagaaaagaaaaactaaatctACCATGAAAAACCAGACGAGTGTTTCTgttaaaaaacaatcaaaaaagAAATGCAAAGTTCCCAAAAGCAAAGCTGTAGCCAGGACGTTATCAGAATCTTCCTGCATGTCTCTCTGTGAGGAGCAGGGAAAACCACATGAGACACATGAGGTTTTAGCTTCATGTTCAGATGCTGAACACTCAGATTCTTCCAGTTGTGGACAACCACTTAATAAGCAGATCATCCAGTGTGCTGAGAACTCGCATGGAAATAATTTAGTAATTGAAGAGacacagacacactctgtcGAGGCAGTCAGTCAAATGGAGAATGAGGATGACATGAGGTCAAGAACTGAAAACTACCTGCCCAACAAAGGCAATTTCGTTCCACCCCAAGGGGGAGACATTTCtatacaaaatgaaattcaaCAGACTGACAGTGACATTGGCTCAATGGATTTATTCAGTCCATCGAACAGTCAGGAGCATAAGAACAATCAAATTCATAAAACCAAATCTATTACAGCGAACATAGAGGAGAGCGATCAAGACAGTGATGTAACTCAAATAGAGAGTGAGGGACAGTCTGAGTCTATATTTGCACCAGAAACACCCAGATGGTGTGATGGTGAACATCAAGCACAGGAGGATGATGAAAGTGACATAACTCAAATAGAGACGGAAGGAGAATATGTGTCTGTGTTTGGACCAAGAACACCAACCAAGCAGTTTACAATTCAAGATGTCAACACTACCAAACTCTCTGAATCCCAAAAGACAGGTCAGAGTTCTGTTGTCCTACATACTGAACTGTTCCTAAGAAAAGAGGATAAAACAAggcataaaaagaaaaaaacaaagtcaAGCTCTCATACGGATACTGAAGTTACAGGAATAGAGGAGACTGTGAATGTGCAACCATCATCTAAACATTTACCACTAGCTGACGAAACATTAAGAGAAGTTTACTCAAGTTCCTCTGAGCATGTTATTGTGGGTAAACAAAGAAGGATGGTGGAAATGGAAACAGATACTCAAGATAGTCCTTTGTTTAAAATTGGTGGAATGAGCTTTCTTAAACGAAAAAGAAAGGGTAAGAagaaaatgggtgctgctcttTTGATAGAATGTGATACAAATGTAGATGCAAGTCAGAAAGTGAGCTCTGAACTTCAAGTTGATGTTGCTGAACCTAAAACAACATGCAGAGAAAACAGGGAATTATTTGATGTGGAGAATAGAGTAACAAACAAAGAGCAAACAGCAGCATCAGTTTTACAATCAGAAGAGACGTCTGAGCTCTTGGAGGAAATTATTTTATCTACGTTTGCAGATAGCAGTGTTATCAAAAAGGCTAAGAAGAAAAAgatgaaaatgtacaaattaaAAGAGCATGAGGATGCAGAGCCTAGTGTAGAAAATCAGTCGGTTGAGGCAGTCCAGTTCAATGAGCCACAAACTAATGAGCTGACACTCATaaggaaaaaaaagaggagaaaagacaaagagagaACAAAGACTGCATATGTAGAGGAGAATAATGCTACAGACATCCCATCAAACGGAACCTTGGACTCTGATAGACCAACAGAGTTGAGAGTAAATGAAGGTGATCTATCCATTGAAGCTCCTGAGGCTGGTCAACCTAAGCATTTGCAGACTTCAGAGGAAATTGCAGGCTCACCTaataaaattagattaaaatcagtgaagaaaaagaagaaaaaaagagaggagACTGAGTTTCGGTATGAATCTGTTGATCTGAATGTGAGTTCTATGTCTCAGTTTGATGTGGATGAACTACAATATGATCAGGTCATTGAAGAAACACAGAGCAATGACAGTGCAGCTGAACATTTGGAAGATAATACAGCAAGTATTTTAAAGGTTGCCAGGCGCaaaaagaaaagtcagaatGTAAGTTCTCCATCTCAAAGTGATGACATTATTGGACCAGAAAAACAAGTGTCATGCATGCATTCAGAGAACATGGCAGAACCAAATAATTTGGGTTCAGATGACATGGTTATTAAAAAGGACAAACAGAAAAAGGCAAAAAAGCAGAAACTAAAAGAGGGAAAGACAATAGAGATTGCTTCAGATATTAAGGACATTGTGCAGATTCAATACAGTGAGTCACAAGCTACTGATTTGCTATCcagaagaacaaaaaagaagagAGCAAACAAGGACAGAGAAAGAACGGTTAGCTCATCATATGAACACTTGGAGCACATGGATGATAGACCTCCAGAAATTAGAGGAATTAATGCGATTCAGTCCACTGAGACAGATCAGATTGaacatttacagtcattagagggaattacaagatataaatcACCCAGTGTAACTATACTAAGCTCAGGGAAGAAAAAGAAGGATCAGAGTGAGGAACGTCAATATGAATCTGTTGATTTGATTCTGGATGTAAGTTCTGTCTCTCAGTTTGATGTCACTGCACAAAAGATGATTAAAAGAAGGCAGAGCGATGCAGCTGAAAATTTGGAAGGTAATGCAGCACATATATTAAATGTTGCCAAACGCaaaaagaaaagtcagaatGCAAGTgcaaaactggaaaatgctgtaTCAGACTCACAGTCAGGAAACACTGCAGACCTTGTGGAAAAAACTAATTCATCTGGCCTTTCAGATAACCCGTTGTCCACTAAGTATAAACGGAACAAGaagaaaaagcacaaattaaaagAGCAGGAGGATACAGAGCGTAATGCAGTTACTCATAGTGTGGACAATGTTCATTCGGTTGAGACGGATCAGTTCAATGAGTCACAAACTACTGAGCTGACActtaaaagaacaaaaaagaagagaaaagacaaagagaGGAAAAAGACAACATACATAGAGGAGAATGGTATTACAAATAGCCTGTCAATTGAAACTTTTGAAGCCATTGAGACCGATCACCTTGAGCATTTACAGACATCAGAGCAAACTGAACAATGTCCCTCACCTAATGTAACTAGATTAAAATCtgtgaagaagaaaaataagaaTGGCAGTGAAGAGTGTCAGTATGAATCTGTTGATTTTGCTTTTGATGCGAGTTTGGTGTCTCAGTTTGATAATGTAACTCATAGATCAAATACTCAACATACTGTTGAAGGAAGTCCAAATGATGAACATTTGGAAAGTAATACAGAAGCTAAATTAAATGACACTAAACACAAAAAGAAACGGAAACGGTCAAGTTTTTCTATTaattacaattctgactttaactctTCTGCTGCACAAATGCAAGAAACTGTAACACCtgagaagaagaggaagaaaaaaagattCTGA